The genomic stretch ACCTACTGCTTTCATCTCTGTTTACCCAGCTTGCTGGAGTTTCCTCTGCCAGCTCAGAGCTCACTGTAGGACAACGACATATGACGTCAAAGGGAAGAAACTTTTTTGAGATGCTGACTGGTCGCGCCTGGTGGCTTCTGGATGACTCACTACCTGTCTAATCAGCATTTCGATAATCAGCCCTGGCAGCACTGATCATCCGTACGCCGCACCTGCTTTCTAGGATATCATTGGCTCTCCGCGGAATGACATGCAGATGCAAATGTGTAATTGTTGCCCAGCATCGCTGCCCACGCTTATGCCTGTATTGAAGCCGATAACCAGGTTGTCCCTGGTTTTCAGGAGGGCATAGCCTTCCTGGATCGCCGCCCGCAGCAGCTGCCATTCGGTCTTGTTCAGATCGAGGGACGAGGTAATATGCCGCTTGGAGATCATGAGCAGATGGCCCGACTTGTTGGGAAACCTGTCCTCGAGCAGGTAAAAGTGTTCTCTTTCCAGCAGCACATCATATTTATCTGAGCACACTTCACAGAACACCCAACCCCTTTGTTCCCAGTCTTAGCTTTCTCCTCCATTGTCTCCCTCCCCTCTCTCGAGCCTTCCTCTTGAACCGCCAGTTCCGGCAGCAAAAACATCATTCCAGGCCAAAATCAGCCGGCTCCTGGAGTGTTTATCCTGGAACAGCAGCTGGTTGACCTGATCCGACCACTGATTGAACTTAGCGAAGCCTGAGGCCAATTATTTTATACTTGGTTGAGTTGTCTTTGTAACCTGACAAAAATGATAGGTAGGAGGAGTTCTTTTTCTTGACTGCCTGACCCGGCTGGCCTAATATTTTTATATTAGATCTGACTGTCTTGTCCGGTACCGATCAAAGCAAACCTCTTTTCTTTCGCGAGTTCACGGGATACCAGTCATGAATTTGTATCAGCACCTGTCTAAACGGGATGCTATTCGGCTGCTGGAGATTCTGCAGCATGGGCTGGAGTGCCGCAGTGAGGAGGATTTCAGGCGTTTGATTTTGGACCTGCGCGAGTTGCTGGGGTTTGAGTGCGCCGTGGGAGGATACCAGAACATCCGGGAGATTCTTGCTAATGAGGAGATATGTGAGCAGAAGATGGTGAATGTTGGTTATCCGGTTGATTTTCTGGACTGGTATTACACCAACGAATATCATCTGGCCGACGCGGTGTTGCTTGAGTTTCTGAGGACTTTTGAAGTTCAGAACTGGGCCGACGTGACAAAACGCTGTCTGGGTGGGAAAAAGGACAGGGTGACGCTACGCGCTGAGGAGTTTGGCCTGAAAGACGGGTTTGCCTATGGGGTGCAGGATTTTAATCGGGTGGGCGCCACCTGTTTTTTCTTCGCTGGCGACCGGGTAGAGAACGATGAACGCAGCCGAACGATTATCAAATACGCAGTGCCGCACCTGTCAGAAGCACTTAAACGGTTGTTACGGGAAAAGACCAGGGCCAAACTTACTTTGACTCAAAGGGAGCTGGAAGTCCTGAAATGGTTGAAAGACGGCAAGTCTTCCTGGGATATATCCCGGATTTTGGGCAGAAGCGAGAGTGTGATTAATTTTCATGTCAGAAACATTGTGCGCAAGCTGGACGCCATGAATCGGACGCACGCAGTGGCCATTGCGGTGGAGCATGGGTTGGTTGAGTGGTAAAGTGGTGGTTGTGGTTTTCTTCGTGCCCTCCTTTGCCAGAGAGGACTCAGCAGACCGAATGAGAACTCGCCCGCAGATATGATATGGTAGCCACCACTAGAAAAACCAGAATTTGTTGCCTCTAGATTATGCTCTCTAGTGGTTCTTGACCTTTATGTTGTCAACAATCCTTACCACTCCGGAGGTGCTCCGAGCAATCTCAATAGCCCGTTTTCTCTGCTTAGTGGAATCTACGATTCCTGTCAGGATGACAAC from Deltaproteobacteria bacterium encodes the following:
- a CDS encoding HIT domain-containing protein, giving the protein MCSDKYDVLLEREHFYLLEDRFPNKSGHLLMISKRHITSSLDLNKTEWQLLRAAIQEGYALLKTRDNLVIGFNTGISVGSDAGQQLHICICMSFRGEPMIS
- a CDS encoding autoinducer binding domain-containing protein — protein: MNLYQHLSKRDAIRLLEILQHGLECRSEEDFRRLILDLRELLGFECAVGGYQNIREILANEEICEQKMVNVGYPVDFLDWYYTNEYHLADAVLLEFLRTFEVQNWADVTKRCLGGKKDRVTLRAEEFGLKDGFAYGVQDFNRVGATCFFFAGDRVENDERSRTIIKYAVPHLSEALKRLLREKTRAKLTLTQRELEVLKWLKDGKSSWDISRILGRSESVINFHVRNIVRKLDAMNRTHAVAIAVEHGLVEW